A region of Allocoleopsis franciscana PCC 7113 DNA encodes the following proteins:
- a CDS encoding Crp/Fnr family transcriptional regulator, translated as MAAFSLLSTDSVDIKRSQFERRAVLPSSRDSLWQIETGAVRTLTLLEDGTTVTLGVWGKGDVVGRVLSKADPFQMECLTPVEVIRLPLDQWYLVNEVLIQHIQQYHEFLEILHYRSIDVSLLRLLNWLARKFGQQVEQGQLIDLHLTHQEISEIIGTTRVTVTRLLNDFEKQGMIERLSRKRIVLQEKQPFWHYEI; from the coding sequence ATGGCTGCTTTTTCGCTGTTATCAACTGACTCTGTTGACATCAAACGAAGTCAATTTGAACGTCGAGCTGTACTTCCCTCCAGCCGAGATTCTTTGTGGCAAATTGAAACCGGCGCGGTTCGCACCTTGACCCTGCTTGAAGACGGAACAACAGTCACGCTGGGAGTATGGGGCAAAGGGGATGTGGTGGGTCGAGTGCTATCAAAGGCAGACCCGTTTCAAATGGAATGTCTCACGCCTGTAGAGGTCATTCGCCTCCCTCTCGATCAGTGGTACCTCGTCAATGAAGTCCTGATTCAGCATATTCAGCAATATCACGAATTTTTAGAAATTCTTCATTATCGTTCGATTGATGTTTCGCTGCTTCGATTGTTGAATTGGCTCGCGAGAAAGTTTGGTCAACAAGTTGAGCAAGGACAACTGATCGATCTGCACTTAACTCATCAAGAAATTTCGGAAATCATTGGGACAACCAGAGTTACAGTAACACGGCTCCTCAATGACTTTGAAAAGCAGGGGATGATTGAGCGCCTCTCTCGTAAACGGATTGTTCTCCAAGAAAAGCAGCCGTTCTGGCACTATGAAATTTGA
- a CDS encoding HEAT repeat domain-containing protein, with translation MLNTPRTTRKPSPFYLFPFTLLLTLLLCLPWVNAQKPANPQPQPWHINGIVAALDDSQDKVKGYAFDKLAQYKPQDLKSALKKPEDIAGKTANILKNKNVNVSVRSSAALALGNLGASAQPYIKDILNFLKDEQVNVYVRGSAAVALGNLGASAQPYIRDILNFLKDEQVNVYVRGSAAVALGNLGETAQPYHKDIADILKDKQADVYVRASAAVALGKLGKATQPYLKDILDFLKDEDVDVYFRGFAAQALGNLGKTTPSYLQDVADILKDEKVNAEVRAFVAQALGNLGEAAQPYLKDILNFLKDRNVDTGIRGFAAESLGNLGASAQLYLKDILDFLKDESVKSYVRRFAASALENLGEAAQPYLQDILNFLRDERVEADIRGSAAIALSNLGEAAQPYISDILNFLKDEQVKPSIRGNAAEAFNNLGASAQPCLKNILNFLKDENIEPSVRGSAAPILGNLGQVTQPDFKDILDFLKDEQVKPSVRSSAAESLGNLGASAQPYIKDILNVLKDEQVKPSVRSSAAEALGNLKEAATPYLKDIADIIQDEKVDAGVRSSSAQALGNLRKLQVYEVVVILNSVYEPNHQNVNFETWRFLAYFFGGGTNDVKTLLKWLGNPQSLPTQFNYEDSKKTLKVLRDAWIGSQGLERLQQDLATKIARVARRASWKPQDIPLLQNHYNNLKKGGYNQADTVHSAIHDVVIGRWLSLAQNIILIHAAFWLALIFAYPKFPHTLAVFFWNPWIRKILGVGYVGFLLTWVPYFRRQLFEPFKPSLLADAELEHFDDDAYFPESNVIIPDSKEIKALTQALPKIQGQIILEGDSGLGKSMFLRHVVANSKRIFVYLPAQKCDKGVIKAIQNKMHGQAQDAGFLKNLIYSGAIDICIDGLNEVSTDTRAKITDFVDRSFRGNIIMTTQPLEWIPPSTTKTYYLQPLESHQIDLFLVSRQPKLLKDAKIQGKYYKNACIRYLANALNLQQPPEELEAAQRILSNPMDLTLVALMLSQGNTPDLFRLQEQQYNQMAEEFWYKWKYEFPLERFSQAVYQMRLNDENTLPAGQFPQELQALADKKYKMVVRRQSWDREGKAQKEWYFRHDKIMDFFLMQNFLGESTEAETRLIDHMGDPRFRGVYTKSGLTLPFLKRTTEAQSSHRRE, from the coding sequence ATGCTCAACACTCCTCGCACAACCCGAAAGCCTTCTCCCTTTTACCTTTTCCCTTTTACCTTGTTGCTGACTCTCCTCCTGTGCCTCCCTTGGGTGAATGCCCAAAAACCCGCCAACCCGCAGCCGCAACCTTGGCACATAAACGGTATCGTGGCTGCCCTTGACGACAGCCAGGACAAAGTCAAGGGATATGCTTTCGACAAATTAGCGCAGTACAAGCCCCAAGACTTAAAATCGGCACTTAAGAAACCGGAGGATATCGCTGGGAAAACTGCCAATATCCTGAAGAATAAAAATGTGAACGTTTCTGTTCGTAGCAGTGCAGCCCTTGCCTTGGGCAACCTGGGAGCATCAGCTCAACCTTACATCAAAGATATCCTCAACTTTCTCAAAGATGAACAGGTAAACGTCTATGTTCGAGGCAGTGCCGCAGTCGCCTTGGGCAACCTGGGAGCATCGGCTCAACCTTACATTAGAGATATCCTCAACTTCCTCAAAGATGAACAGGTGAACGTCTATGTTCGGGGCAGTGCGGCAGTCGCCTTGGGCAACCTGGGAGAGACGGCTCAACCCTACCACAAAGACATCGCCGACATCCTCAAGGATAAACAAGCGGATGTTTATGTTCGCGCTAGTGCAGCCGTTGCCTTAGGCAAACTGGGAAAGGCAACTCAACCCTACCTCAAAGACATCCTCGACTTCCTCAAAGATGAAGACGTGGACGTATACTTTCGGGGCTTTGCGGCACAAGCCTTGGGCAACTTGGGAAAAACCACTCCATCCTACCTCCAAGATGTTGCCGACATCCTCAAGGATGAAAAGGTGAACGCTGAAGTTCGCGCCTTTGTGGCACAAGCCTTGGGTAACCTGGGAGAAGCGGCTCAACCTTATCTCAAAGATATCCTCAACTTCCTTAAGGATAGGAACGTGGACACCGGGATTCGGGGCTTTGCGGCAGAATCCTTGGGCAATCTGGGAGCATCGGCTCAACTTTACCTCAAAGACATCCTCGACTTTCTCAAGGATGAAAGTGTGAAAAGCTATGTTCGTCGTTTTGCCGCATCCGCTTTAGAGAATTTGGGAGAGGCGGCGCAACCTTACCTGCAAGATATTCTTAACTTCCTCCGGGATGAACGGGTTGAGGCAGATATTCGGGGCAGTGCAGCCATTGCCTTGAGTAACCTGGGAGAAGCGGCTCAACCTTATATCAGTGATATCCTCAACTTTCTCAAGGATGAGCAGGTGAAGCCATCCATTCGGGGTAATGCGGCAGAAGCCTTCAACAATTTGGGAGCATCGGCTCAACCTTGCCTGAAAAATATTCTCAACTTCCTGAAGGATGAAAATATTGAGCCATCCGTGCGGGGCAGTGCCGCACCGATTTTGGGCAATTTGGGGCAGGTGACTCAACCCGACTTCAAAGATATCCTTGACTTTCTCAAAGATGAACAGGTGAAGCCATCTGTGCGGAGCTCTGCGGCAGAATCGTTGGGCAACTTGGGAGCATCGGCTCAACCTTATATCAAAGATATCCTTAACGTTCTCAAAGATGAACAGGTGAAGCCATCCGTGCGGAGCTCTGCGGCAGAAGCGTTGGGCAATCTCAAGGAAGCGGCTACACCTTACCTTAAAGACATCGCCGATATCATCCAAGATGAAAAGGTAGACGCAGGAGTTCGTAGCAGTAGCGCCCAAGCCTTGGGTAATCTTAGAAAATTACAGGTATACGAGGTTGTTGTCATCCTGAATTCTGTTTACGAACCCAATCACCAAAACGTTAACTTTGAAACTTGGCGGTTTTTGGCTTATTTCTTCGGGGGTGGCACGAATGATGTGAAAACGCTGCTCAAATGGCTTGGTAATCCTCAATCCCTTCCGACTCAATTCAATTACGAAGACAGCAAGAAAACACTGAAAGTGTTGCGCGATGCCTGGATAGGAAGTCAGGGGTTGGAACGATTACAACAAGACTTAGCAACCAAAATAGCTAGGGTTGCCCGCAGGGCGTCTTGGAAACCCCAGGACATTCCCTTGCTGCAAAATCACTACAACAACCTGAAAAAAGGCGGGTACAACCAAGCCGATACGGTGCACTCAGCCATCCATGATGTGGTAATTGGGAGATGGCTTTCCCTTGCCCAAAACATCATCCTGATTCATGCTGCCTTTTGGCTTGCCCTAATTTTCGCCTACCCTAAATTTCCCCACACCCTAGCTGTCTTTTTCTGGAACCCCTGGATCAGGAAGATTCTCGGTGTCGGCTATGTGGGCTTTCTCCTTACCTGGGTTCCGTATTTCCGCCGCCAACTTTTTGAACCCTTCAAACCATCCTTACTCGCCGATGCAGAATTAGAGCATTTCGATGACGACGCCTACTTCCCAGAGTCTAATGTCATCATTCCAGATTCAAAAGAAATCAAAGCGCTTACCCAGGCACTCCCCAAGATTCAGGGGCAAATCATCTTAGAAGGTGATTCCGGTTTGGGCAAATCGATGTTTCTACGCCATGTAGTGGCAAACTCCAAGCGTATTTTTGTCTACCTCCCCGCCCAAAAGTGCGACAAGGGTGTAATTAAAGCCATCCAAAACAAGATGCACGGGCAAGCCCAAGATGCCGGATTCCTGAAAAACCTCATCTATAGTGGTGCGATTGATATCTGTATTGACGGACTCAACGAAGTCAGCACCGACACACGGGCAAAAATCACCGATTTTGTCGATCGCTCTTTCCGGGGTAATATCATCATGACGACCCAACCCTTGGAGTGGATACCCCCCTCAACCACCAAGACGTATTACTTACAACCCCTAGAATCCCACCAAATTGATTTGTTTTTGGTTTCCCGCCAGCCCAAACTGCTCAAAGATGCCAAAATTCAGGGGAAATATTACAAAAATGCCTGCATTCGATACTTAGCCAATGCCCTCAACCTCCAGCAACCGCCCGAAGAGTTAGAGGCGGCACAACGAATTCTTTCCAACCCTATGGATTTGACTCTTGTCGCCCTGATGCTCTCCCAAGGCAACACCCCTGACTTGTTCCGCTTGCAAGAACAGCAATATAACCAGATGGCAGAGGAATTTTGGTACAAATGGAAGTACGAATTTCCTCTGGAAAGATTCTCCCAAGCCGTTTACCAAATGCGGCTTAATGATGAAAACACTCTCCCGGCGGGGCAATTCCCCCAAGAATTACAGGCTTTGGCAGATAAGAAATACAAAATGGTCGTCCGCCGTCAGTCGTGGGATAGGGAGGGGAAAGCCCAGAAAGAATGGTATTTCCGTCACGACAAAATTATGGACTTCTTTTTGATGCAAAACTTCCTGGGTGAGAGTACTGAAGCAGAAACACGGTTAATTGACCACATGGGCGACCCCAGATTTCGAGGGGTTTATACTAAATCTGGGTTGACTCTCCCCTTTCTTAAACGAACCACAGAGGCGCAGAGTTCGCACAGGAGAGAGTGA